The following proteins come from a genomic window of Sorghum bicolor cultivar BTx623 chromosome 3, Sorghum_bicolor_NCBIv3, whole genome shotgun sequence:
- the LOC8086331 gene encoding uncharacterized protein LOC8086331, with translation MGRRKVSMGLIPNRRVRASTFGKRKEGLKKKANELSVLCGVEVALVVAPADGEGGAGAATAKAEADVWESKEGVLARYRELDPEARARHTFRDYLFAELGKEEAKLARVRQAGPDGLDCWDKALDGVDTVEEAQKLLDAIDAAIQAADDRRRALGMPVDDDEDGGGGIVLEGIAPINSAHVNDNDGYLLHALGGNGGANDEAMDMWGNNGFHQCSAANMQFGFQQFNSSNVVAMEGYDLQMVPDMYNNGGLATDAYQYQTCHGGTMQHGYVFPCARASASYFSMPSGYQMQQVVGSGASQPNLAMSSADEPCHTMVPVPVLEYPSADTSLNYMDTQATQGVHDSSSGTSFAMDARGNFINAPPAFSVAMSTGGGGGNFISAPPAAPFHSMGGTSDNFTPAQPLAMSYGGDMTTDMTTAGRYATQSGMEQLHYLGDLEDTQPILWGN, from the coding sequence ATGGGCCGCCGCAAGGTTTCCATGGGGCTCATCCCGAACCGCCGCGTGCGGGCCTCCACGTTCGGCAAGCGGAAGGAGGGGCTCAAGAAGAAGGCGAACGAGCTCTCCGTGCTCTGCGGCGTCGAGGTCGCGCTCGTCGTCGCCCCGGCAGACGGCGAAGGCGGCGCGGGGGCGGCCACGGCCAAGGCGGAGGCGGACGTGTGGGAGTCCAAGGAGGGCGTGCTGGCGCGGTACCGGGAGCTCGACCCGGAGGCGCGCGCGCGGCACACGTTCCGGGACTACCTCTTCGCCGAGCTGGGCAAGGAGGAGGCCAAGCTCGCCCGCGTGCGCCAGGCCGGGCCCGACGGCCTCGACTGCTGGGACAAGGCGCTGGACGGCGTCGACACCGTGGAGGAGGCGCAGAAGCTGCTCGACGCCATCGACGCTGCCATACAGGCCGCCGACGACAGGCGGAGGGCGCTGGGCATGccggtcgacgacgacgaggacggcggcggcgggatcGTGCTCGAGGGGATCGCTCCCATCAACTCTGCGCACGTCAACGACAACGATGGCTACCTGCTGCACGCGCTCGGCGGCAACGGCGGCGCTAACGACGAGGCCATGGACATGTGGGGCAACAACGGCTTCCACCAGTGCAGCGCCGCCAACATGCAGTTTGGCTTCCAGCAATTCAACAGCAGCAACGTCGTCGCCATGGAGGGCTACGACCTGCAGATGGTGCCGGACATGTACAACAATGGCGGCCTCGCCACGGACGCCTACCAGTACCAGACGTGCCATGGCGGCACAATGCAGCACGGCTACGTCTTCCCGTGCGCACGCGCCAGCGCCAGCTACTTCAGCATGCCTTCTGGCTACCAGATGCAGCAGGTGGTCGGCAGTGGCGCTTCCCAGCCCAATCTGGCCATGTCGAGCGCCGACGAGCCATGCCACACCATGGTGCCAGTGCCAGTGCTGGAGTACCCCTCAGCCGACACTAGCCTCAACTACATGGACACGCAGGCGACACAGGGTGTCCACGACAGCAGCAGTGGCACGTCCTTCGCAATGGACGCCAGAGGCAACTTCATCAACGCACCACCAGCGTTCTCCGTCGCCATGAGCACCGGTGGTGGCGGAGGCAACTTCATCAGCGCGCCGCCAGCAGCACCCTTCCATTCCATGGGCGGCACCAGCGATAACTTCACGCCAGCCCAGCCCCTCGCGATGAGCTACGGTGGCGACATGACAACTGACATGACAACTGCTGGCAGGTACGCGACGCAGTCCGGCATGGAGCAGCTGCATTACCTTGGTGACCTGGAGGACACGCAGCCGATCCTATGGGGAAACTAA
- the LOC8086332 gene encoding uncharacterized protein LOC8086332, with amino-acid sequence MVGGGGGGQAAMSPAPSGGKRGRVPDPEEDVYVDNLHSHKRYLTEIMASSMNGLSVGDSVADSVMGSPMRLENVSCIRDEISMQYSRVSEESDDYRYYETQVNTNGNQTDVLGNSSTSPASSPRRVQKLHNWFSSACSYTLPSCSLPAVVCSPAPRGCGTEQEGRIPSSPNDMCHGGDLRRAALLRSVQMRAQSPHPCDVLPSGGHEQEQGLSDVHADELEQDQKEAVGVQLDQRPLSCPKSTQDAEYQSPINRDQHPHHDVDFVKDQITV; translated from the exons ATggtcggcggcggaggaggaggccagGCCGCAATGTCTCCGGCGCCCAGCGGCGGCAAGCGCGGGAGGGTCCCCGACCCGGAGGAGGACGTCTACGTCGACAACCTCCACTCCCACAAGCGCTACCTCACCGag ATAATGGCATCCAGCATGAATGGCTTGTCCGTTGGAGATTCAGTTGCTGACAGTGTCATGGGGTCCCCAATGAGACTGGAGAATGTTTCTTGCATTAG GGATGAGATAAGCATGCAGTACTCACGTGTGTCAGAAGAGTCAGATGATTACAGATACTATGAGACTCAAGTAAACACCAATGGGAATCAAACAGATGTACTGGGTAATTCGTCAACTAGTCCAGCTTCATCTCCACGCCGTGTCCAGAAGCTACACAACTGGTTCTCTTCTGCATGTTCATACACTCTCCCAAGCTGCTCCCTCCCAGCAGTGGTCTGCTCGCCTGCTCCCCGTGGTTGTGGCACTGAACAGGAAGGCCGGATCCCATCCTCACCTAATGACATGTGCCATGGTGGAGATCTGAGGCGAGCTGCACTTTTGAGATCGGTGCAAATGAGGGCTCAGAGCCCCCATCCATGTGATGTGCTACCCAGCGGTGgacatgaacaagaacaagggcTTTCTGATGTACATGCTGACGAGCTTGAACAGGATCAGAAAGAAGCTGTGGGTGTACAGTTGGATCAAAGGCCTCTCTCTTGTCCAAAGTCAACCCAGGATGCTGAGTACCAGAGCCCTATAAACCGAGACCAACATCCTCACCATGACGTTGATTTTGTCAAGGATCAGATTACGGTGTGA